From the genome of Clostridium sp. BNL1100, one region includes:
- a CDS encoding peptidylprolyl isomerase, protein MENENAKVKKTSKGLIIGIIAAILVVAVIAVVVIFSMSSGDVGKVGDLSITKQEYLVLSKFNMSSFLQNAQTQDPTKFDWNQKYQGSTAKEQIKKATLDSIQEIKIQLIKAKEAGIKLEKADLDNIESAIDQRIQNAGGSRAEAEKQLKNDYGVSLADYKEVYKELVLSQKYIESERNKVKITDDEIKKQYDEHKADYDKVTVTHILVATQDLQTGAAFTEGKKKEAKEKADNLLKQAQEGADMQALAEKNSDDKGQDGTVNNKGVYTFGKGEMVSQFEDWAFANHKAGDTGVVETSYGYHVMKFEKREETKFDDVKDKIKSTILNTRFNEEFLTKKLDSWKKEFPLKKDEDALAKIDKTLYK, encoded by the coding sequence TTGGAAAACGAAAACGCTAAAGTGAAAAAGACATCAAAAGGGCTAATTATAGGAATTATTGCGGCTATACTGGTAGTTGCGGTAATAGCTGTAGTCGTTATTTTTAGTATGTCTTCAGGAGATGTTGGAAAAGTAGGGGATTTAAGTATTACGAAACAGGAATATCTGGTGTTGTCAAAGTTCAATATGAGTTCATTCCTTCAGAACGCACAAACTCAAGACCCTACAAAGTTTGATTGGAATCAGAAATACCAAGGAAGTACAGCAAAAGAACAGATCAAGAAAGCTACACTCGACAGTATCCAGGAAATCAAAATTCAGCTAATCAAGGCAAAAGAAGCCGGTATCAAGCTTGAAAAAGCAGACTTGGATAATATTGAATCAGCTATCGATCAAAGAATTCAGAATGCCGGCGGAAGCAGAGCAGAAGCCGAAAAGCAGTTAAAAAATGATTATGGTGTATCTCTGGCTGACTACAAAGAAGTTTATAAAGAGCTTGTTTTGTCACAGAAATACATTGAAAGCGAAAGAAACAAAGTTAAAATAACTGACGATGAAATTAAGAAGCAATATGATGAGCATAAAGCTGACTACGATAAAGTAACTGTAACACATATACTCGTTGCTACACAGGATTTGCAAACAGGTGCAGCCTTCACTGAGGGTAAGAAAAAAGAGGCTAAGGAAAAGGCAGACAACCTTCTGAAACAAGCACAGGAAGGTGCTGACATGCAGGCACTTGCTGAGAAGAACTCCGATGATAAGGGTCAAGACGGAACTGTAAATAACAAAGGTGTTTATACTTTCGGTAAGGGTGAAATGGTGTCACAGTTCGAAGATTGGGCATTTGCAAACCACAAAGCAGGAGATACCGGTGTTGTTGAAACTTCATACGGATATCATGTTATGAAGTTTGAAAAAAGAGAAGAAACAAAGTTTGATGATGTTAAAGACAAAATAAAGTCAACAATCCTGAATACCAGATTTAACGAAGAATTCTTAACAAAAAAATTAGACAGCTGGAAGAAAGAATTCCCGCTTAAAAAAGATGAAGATGCTTTAGCAAAAATTGACAAAACCCTGTACAAATAA